CCCGAGGAACATCAATGCTCTTGCGCGACAGCAAATACCGAAAACACCGGGGAGGTTGCCTCACCGCAGGTCCGTAGCCCTGTGCTGCCATCGTGGTCGGCACAGGGCGTTCCTGTTGAACCAGCGTTGGCACATCCATAGGAGACCTACGATGACTACGGTCCATTCGTCCCTTTTATTTTCTGATGGGGATACTACTATCCTGCGGCGTCTGCTTGACGACGCTACTCCGCTTGATCGTGCGAAGGCATTGAAACGAGGAAAACTCGGTCGCATGCGCGGCCTAGTCTGCCGTTCCATTCCCCGTCTGCAGGAACTTGAACTTGCAGAGATGGAGCTGTGTGAAAATTCGCACGCGACCAAAGGGCTCAGGCGAAGGGTCCACCGGCTCCAGTGCGGGCTAGAAATGATTTCCGGATCGGCAGATTTGATGGCACGGCACCGGGAGCAGGCACAAAGCCGGCTCGACCCTTCGCAAAGTGAGGCGGCGCGATGACCTATCATTCCGTCACCAATAATCCGTCTGGGGACGCTATCGACGTTCAGCTCCACTACGACCGCCTGAGCGGGACCGCTTACGCCTGCTCGACCGTATTCGATGGGGTGTTGCCGTTGCGCTATCCAAGCCCTGAGGCTGCAGCGGATGGGGCTCGCTTGGTGATCGAGACCGCCATTTCACGTAGCGACCCGAACTTCCCGCCGCGCCAGATACGAGTTTGGTTGCGCTGAGGTCCTCATCGAGGTGCTGCGGTATCCCCGACCATCGACGAGGTGAGCGACTATATTTACTGGAGAATGAGCATGTCCAGAGAAGCTTTTTATCAATTGACCGCCGAGGACGCCAATGTCTTGATGTCCATGCTCGAACGGCAGGGGGACCGCCCGGGTCCGTTCGCGGCCGTGCTTCGAGAGAAGTTTAACCGTTCGAGGGTGTTTTCTCGCGAGGACATTCCCGCCAATGTGGTCACGATCGACACCGAACTCGTCTACACCATCAACGGCGTGAGGGCCGGACCGCATGTTCTTGTCCATAAACCGGCAGGCGGACTGCCCAGACTCGCCCTCTCTGTTTGTTCGATGC
The nucleotide sequence above comes from Rhizobium indicum. Encoded proteins:
- a CDS encoding transcription elongation factor GreAB; this encodes MSREAFYQLTAEDANVLMSMLERQGDRPGPFAAVLREKFNRSRVFSREDIPANVVTIDTELVYTINGVRAGPHVLVHKPAGGLPRLALSVCSMRGLALLGLAVGAKTEIPGNDGEFEVLTVESVVFQPEAETRLKEDGRQAAELIDEAPQVVDFRPRPRKIVISDDDDPGPSAA